One Portunus trituberculatus isolate SZX2019 chromosome 45, ASM1759143v1, whole genome shotgun sequence DNA segment encodes these proteins:
- the LOC123519387 gene encoding proton channel OtopLc-like isoform X4, giving the protein MYLHPNSCRSPRIGGDARADTSSWGNSESESEVSGSSALVSPVQSRRRPAHGLPRQHPHSRVRKVSAPPELQPHLGGTQPQHSNAHAHTTPGHGGTNPDHADRSSSSEFILSLPSQTQLSRGFYSSSDSGVPSEYSSCGGHVAEVNRHAPQTSFSPTASVNDLANQHQTHETQDVSFYQSDSDSESLDDVHSPQGHRTSGVVGEMNNQTLNHNHMEPSPLVLPVGSPPPLNRIPTEPIMNTPPSHPVGGHHNQARRHSMVVQLNLQGAATPLTGFTQAPNTTRSVSMVSLTGNPVVSTSMYPNLHNDTQSIYSDVGYSPPGAYHGIQHMDSQASLTGGPHKVESQQALVNPHPEAGCGGMPEAHHGAPQPVEDEEKKSWFIHTLSENLSIIYAVFLVTLGIVIYLADTFNNHDSAMAEAFNVFLIVVQLLWLFYVHVDVRRYVSHISRALEEAKTKQVNKDEQVQLEPTGDGQYQLRINVPEAPRTIPQYYGFTSGRHGGSLYLKIGATVFCLGYLIHTGLNLGQKILYLTEDNEDFENCTCTTDVVMYVLQPVYAFYQLFFIFKYSNLIINRRKVFARFGIMHCIASSLCFWVFTIMQETLQAIFMKSKDKGYNYSGTTDAYTKYSVFSDLDGDDSNENEVDHPVSYAAKKTSAASSWSINYGCENDTHLSSMINATTPYLYPFSIEFNILMVGLWILLWENIGRFERHTHIPSVEVTYEEDNSKSLSSNLIIYVDCHASNRGLFAGLLMTVATVISIILFFIFSASETTRALGATVNGASEVILLSCMLVAGFFAYNSIRLLDMIKHGISAVDDILLFVCLPCIFFYAFFTMVPSITDGNYLSVCVSILQVSQVILQTALMNDGLRRCSNSQALQHKKPGREVITYLVVANVAMWLLQTFEIKSSEGNSVFYDFYGKELWTLLSHLTLPLALFYRFHSSVCLADMWKAAYEPEESH; this is encoded by the exons TGAGAGCGAGGTGAGCGGAAGCAGCGCCCTCGTGTCTCCAGTCCAGAGTCGGCGCCGCCCGGCACACGGACTACCGCGCCAGCACCCGCACAGCCGCGTGAGGAAGGTGAGCGCGCCGCCGGAGTTGCAGCCACACTTAGGTGGCACTCAGCCCCAGCACAGcaacgcccacgcccacaccaccCCGGGCCACGGCGGCACGAATCCCGATCACGCGGACCGGTCCTCCAGCTCGGAATTTATCCTCAGCTTGCCCTCACAGACACAGC TGTCTCGGGGCTTCTACAGCAGTTCGGACTCAGGAGTGCCATCCGAGTACTCGTCTTGCGGAGGCCATGTGGCGGAAGTGAACCGCCACGCCCCGCAGACCAGCTTCTCTCCCACAGCTTCCGTGAACGACCTCGCAAACCAGCACCAGACTCACGAGACTCAAGACGTGTCCTTCTACCAGTCCGACTCCGACAGCGAG AGTCTGGACGACGTGCATTCGCCTCAAGGTCACCGCACGtctggtgttgttggtgagaTGAACAACCAAACGCTGAACCACAACCACATGGAGCCCTCCCCCCTGGTGCTCCCGGTGGGTTCCCCGCCCCCCCTGAACCGCATCCCCACTGAGCCCATCATGAACACGCCGCCCTCCCACCCGGTGGGCGGCCACCACAACCAGGCCCGGCGCCACAGCATGGTGGTGCAGCTCAACCTCCAGGGCGCGGCGACACCCCTCACAGGATTCACGCAGGCACCCAACACAACTCGCTCTGTGTCCATGGTGTCGCTGACCGGCAACCCCGTGGTGTCCACCAGCATGTACCCCAACTTGCACAACGACACGCAGTCCATCTACAGCGACGTGGGCTACAGCCCGCCCGGCGCCTACCACGGCATCCAGCACATGGACTCCCAGGCGTCGCTGACGGGCGGCCCGCACAAGGTGGAGAGCCAGCAGGCGCTGGTTAACCCCCATCCCGAGGCAGGATGCGGCGGTATGCCCGAGGCTCACCACGGGGCGCCACAGCCCGtcgaggatgaagagaagaagtcCTGGTTCATCCACACACTGAGCGAGAACCTGAGCATCATCTATGCGGTCTTCCTGGTCACGCTGGGCATCGTCATCTACCTGGCAGACACCTTCAACAACCATGACTCCGCCATGGCCGAGGCCTTCAACGTGTTCCTGATCGTGGTGCAGTTGCTCTGGCTCTTCTACGTGCATGTGGATGTTCGCCGCTACGTCAGCCACATCTCGCGGGCGCTGGAGGAGGCCAAGACCAAGCAGGTGAACAAGGACGAGCAGGTGCAGCTGGAGCCCACCGGGGACGGCCAGTACCAGCTGCGCATCAATGTGCCCGAGGCGCCGAGGACCATCCCGCAATACTACGGCTTTACCTCGGGCAGGCACGGCGGTTCCCTCTACCTCAAGATCGGTGCTACAG TCTTCTGCCTGGGTTACCTGATCCACACCGGCCTTAACCTGGGCCAGAAGATCCTGTACCTGACGGAAGACAACGAGGACTTCGAGAACTGCACGTGCACGACTGACGTGGTGATGTACGTGCTGCAGCCAGTGTACGCCTTCTACcagctcttcttcatcttcaagtACTCCAAC CTCATCATCAACCGCAGGAAGGTGTTCGCGAGGTTTGGCATCATGCACTGCATCGCCTCCTCGTTGTGCTTCTGGGTGTTCACCATCATGCAAGAGACTCTCCAGGCCATCTTCATGAAGAGCAAGGACAAGGGTTACAACTACAGCGGCACCACCGATGCCTACACCAAGTATTCAGTGTTCAGCGACCTGGACGGCGACGACTCCAACGAAAACGAAGTTGACCATCCGGTGAGCTACGCGGCCAAGAAGACTTCCGCCGCGTCCTCGTGGTCCATCAACTATGGATGTGAGAACGACACCCACTTGTCCAGCATGATCAACGCCACTACGCCTTACCTCTACCCCTTCAGCATTGAGTTCAACATCTTGATGGTGGGCCTGTGGATTCTCCTGTGGGAGAACATCGGCCGCTTCGAGCGCCACACGCACATTCCCTCCGTGGAGGTGACCTACGAGGAGGACAACAGCAAGTCACTCAGCTCAAACCTCATCATCTACGTGGACTGCCACGCCTCCAACCGTGGCCTGTTTGCCGGCCTGCTGATGACCGTGGCCACCGTCATCTCCATcattttgttcttcatcttctcggCGTCCGAGACCACCCGCGCGCTGGGCGCCACCGTTAACGGCGCCAGCGAAGTGATCCTACTGTCCTGCATGCTGGTGGCAGGATTCTTCGCTTACAACTCCATCCGCCTACTGGACATGATCAAGCATGGCATCAGCGCCGTGGATGACATCCTGCTGTTTGTGTGCCTGCCCTGTATCTTCTTCTACGCCTTCTTTACCATGGTGCCCTCCATCACAGACGGCAACTATCTGTCCGTGTGTGTATCCATCCTCCAAGTGTCCCAGGTCATCCTGCAGACGGCACTGATGAACGATGGCTTGCGCCGTTGCTCCAACTCCCAGGCGCTGCAGCACAAGAAGCCTGGCAGAGAGGTGATCACGTACCTGGTGGTGGCCAACGTGGCCATGTGGCTGCTGCAGACATTTGAGATCAAAAGCTCCGAAGGAAACTCTGTATTCTACGACTTTTATGGCAAG gAGCTATGGACGCTGCTGTCCCACCTGACGCTGCCACTCGCGCTCTTCTACCGCTTCCACTCTTCCGTGTGTCTGGCGGACATGTGGAAGGCGGCGTATGAGCCGGAGGAGTCCCACTAG
- the LOC123519387 gene encoding proton channel OtopLc-like isoform X6: MTTITIPLRLVLSSISESEVSGSSALVSPVQSRRRPAHGLPRQHPHSRVRKVSAPPELQPHLGGTQPQHSNAHAHTTPGHGGTNPDHADRSSSSEFILSLPSQTQLSRGFYSSSDSGVPSEYSSCGGHVAEVNRHAPQTSFSPTASVNDLANQHQTHETQDVSFYQSDSDSESLDDVHSPQGHRTSGVVGEMNNQTLNHNHMEPSPLVLPVGSPPPLNRIPTEPIMNTPPSHPVGGHHNQARRHSMVVQLNLQGAATPLTGFTQAPNTTRSVSMVSLTGNPVVSTSMYPNLHNDTQSIYSDVGYSPPGAYHGIQHMDSQASLTGGPHKVESQQALVNPHPEAGCGGMPEAHHGAPQPVEDEEKKSWFIHTLSENLSIIYAVFLVTLGIVIYLADTFNNHDSAMAEAFNVFLIVVQLLWLFYVHVDVRRYVSHISRALEEAKTKQVNKDEQVQLEPTGDGQYQLRINVPEAPRTIPQYYGFTSGRHGGSLYLKIGATVFCLGYLIHTGLNLGQKILYLTEDNEDFENCTCTTDVVMYVLQPVYAFYQLFFIFKYSNLIINRRKVFARFGIMHCIASSLCFWVFTIMQETLQAIFMKSKDKGYNYSGTTDAYTKYSVFSDLDGDDSNENEVDHPVSYAAKKTSAASSWSINYGCENDTHLSSMINATTPYLYPFSIEFNILMVGLWILLWENIGRFERHTHIPSVEVTYEEDNSKSLSSNLIIYVDCHASNRGLFAGLLMTVATVISIILFFIFSASETTRALGATVNGASEVILLSCMLVAGFFAYNSIRLLDMIKHGISAVDDILLFVCLPCIFFYAFFTMVPSITDGNYLSVCVSILQVSQVILQTALMNDGLRRCSNSQALQHKKPGREVITYLVVANVAMWLLQTFEIKSSEGNSVFYDFYGKELWTLLSHLTLPLALFYRFHSSVCLADMWKAAYEPEESH; encoded by the exons ATGACAACTATAACCATCCCTCTACGTCTAGTCCTCAGCAGTATTAG TGAGAGCGAGGTGAGCGGAAGCAGCGCCCTCGTGTCTCCAGTCCAGAGTCGGCGCCGCCCGGCACACGGACTACCGCGCCAGCACCCGCACAGCCGCGTGAGGAAGGTGAGCGCGCCGCCGGAGTTGCAGCCACACTTAGGTGGCACTCAGCCCCAGCACAGcaacgcccacgcccacaccaccCCGGGCCACGGCGGCACGAATCCCGATCACGCGGACCGGTCCTCCAGCTCGGAATTTATCCTCAGCTTGCCCTCACAGACACAGC TGTCTCGGGGCTTCTACAGCAGTTCGGACTCAGGAGTGCCATCCGAGTACTCGTCTTGCGGAGGCCATGTGGCGGAAGTGAACCGCCACGCCCCGCAGACCAGCTTCTCTCCCACAGCTTCCGTGAACGACCTCGCAAACCAGCACCAGACTCACGAGACTCAAGACGTGTCCTTCTACCAGTCCGACTCCGACAGCGAG AGTCTGGACGACGTGCATTCGCCTCAAGGTCACCGCACGtctggtgttgttggtgagaTGAACAACCAAACGCTGAACCACAACCACATGGAGCCCTCCCCCCTGGTGCTCCCGGTGGGTTCCCCGCCCCCCCTGAACCGCATCCCCACTGAGCCCATCATGAACACGCCGCCCTCCCACCCGGTGGGCGGCCACCACAACCAGGCCCGGCGCCACAGCATGGTGGTGCAGCTCAACCTCCAGGGCGCGGCGACACCCCTCACAGGATTCACGCAGGCACCCAACACAACTCGCTCTGTGTCCATGGTGTCGCTGACCGGCAACCCCGTGGTGTCCACCAGCATGTACCCCAACTTGCACAACGACACGCAGTCCATCTACAGCGACGTGGGCTACAGCCCGCCCGGCGCCTACCACGGCATCCAGCACATGGACTCCCAGGCGTCGCTGACGGGCGGCCCGCACAAGGTGGAGAGCCAGCAGGCGCTGGTTAACCCCCATCCCGAGGCAGGATGCGGCGGTATGCCCGAGGCTCACCACGGGGCGCCACAGCCCGtcgaggatgaagagaagaagtcCTGGTTCATCCACACACTGAGCGAGAACCTGAGCATCATCTATGCGGTCTTCCTGGTCACGCTGGGCATCGTCATCTACCTGGCAGACACCTTCAACAACCATGACTCCGCCATGGCCGAGGCCTTCAACGTGTTCCTGATCGTGGTGCAGTTGCTCTGGCTCTTCTACGTGCATGTGGATGTTCGCCGCTACGTCAGCCACATCTCGCGGGCGCTGGAGGAGGCCAAGACCAAGCAGGTGAACAAGGACGAGCAGGTGCAGCTGGAGCCCACCGGGGACGGCCAGTACCAGCTGCGCATCAATGTGCCCGAGGCGCCGAGGACCATCCCGCAATACTACGGCTTTACCTCGGGCAGGCACGGCGGTTCCCTCTACCTCAAGATCGGTGCTACAG TCTTCTGCCTGGGTTACCTGATCCACACCGGCCTTAACCTGGGCCAGAAGATCCTGTACCTGACGGAAGACAACGAGGACTTCGAGAACTGCACGTGCACGACTGACGTGGTGATGTACGTGCTGCAGCCAGTGTACGCCTTCTACcagctcttcttcatcttcaagtACTCCAAC CTCATCATCAACCGCAGGAAGGTGTTCGCGAGGTTTGGCATCATGCACTGCATCGCCTCCTCGTTGTGCTTCTGGGTGTTCACCATCATGCAAGAGACTCTCCAGGCCATCTTCATGAAGAGCAAGGACAAGGGTTACAACTACAGCGGCACCACCGATGCCTACACCAAGTATTCAGTGTTCAGCGACCTGGACGGCGACGACTCCAACGAAAACGAAGTTGACCATCCGGTGAGCTACGCGGCCAAGAAGACTTCCGCCGCGTCCTCGTGGTCCATCAACTATGGATGTGAGAACGACACCCACTTGTCCAGCATGATCAACGCCACTACGCCTTACCTCTACCCCTTCAGCATTGAGTTCAACATCTTGATGGTGGGCCTGTGGATTCTCCTGTGGGAGAACATCGGCCGCTTCGAGCGCCACACGCACATTCCCTCCGTGGAGGTGACCTACGAGGAGGACAACAGCAAGTCACTCAGCTCAAACCTCATCATCTACGTGGACTGCCACGCCTCCAACCGTGGCCTGTTTGCCGGCCTGCTGATGACCGTGGCCACCGTCATCTCCATcattttgttcttcatcttctcggCGTCCGAGACCACCCGCGCGCTGGGCGCCACCGTTAACGGCGCCAGCGAAGTGATCCTACTGTCCTGCATGCTGGTGGCAGGATTCTTCGCTTACAACTCCATCCGCCTACTGGACATGATCAAGCATGGCATCAGCGCCGTGGATGACATCCTGCTGTTTGTGTGCCTGCCCTGTATCTTCTTCTACGCCTTCTTTACCATGGTGCCCTCCATCACAGACGGCAACTATCTGTCCGTGTGTGTATCCATCCTCCAAGTGTCCCAGGTCATCCTGCAGACGGCACTGATGAACGATGGCTTGCGCCGTTGCTCCAACTCCCAGGCGCTGCAGCACAAGAAGCCTGGCAGAGAGGTGATCACGTACCTGGTGGTGGCCAACGTGGCCATGTGGCTGCTGCAGACATTTGAGATCAAAAGCTCCGAAGGAAACTCTGTATTCTACGACTTTTATGGCAAG gAGCTATGGACGCTGCTGTCCCACCTGACGCTGCCACTCGCGCTCTTCTACCGCTTCCACTCTTCCGTGTGTCTGGCGGACATGTGGAAGGCGGCGTATGAGCCGGAGGAGTCCCACTAG
- the LOC123519387 gene encoding proton channel OtopLc-like isoform X3 has protein sequence MEQHQQSIPTIEVTPCRSPRIGGDARADTSSWGNSESESEVSGSSALVSPVQSRRRPAHGLPRQHPHSRVRKVSAPPELQPHLGGTQPQHSNAHAHTTPGHGGTNPDHADRSSSSEFILSLPSQTQLSRGFYSSSDSGVPSEYSSCGGHVAEVNRHAPQTSFSPTASVNDLANQHQTHETQDVSFYQSDSDSESLDDVHSPQGHRTSGVVGEMNNQTLNHNHMEPSPLVLPVGSPPPLNRIPTEPIMNTPPSHPVGGHHNQARRHSMVVQLNLQGAATPLTGFTQAPNTTRSVSMVSLTGNPVVSTSMYPNLHNDTQSIYSDVGYSPPGAYHGIQHMDSQASLTGGPHKVESQQALVNPHPEAGCGGMPEAHHGAPQPVEDEEKKSWFIHTLSENLSIIYAVFLVTLGIVIYLADTFNNHDSAMAEAFNVFLIVVQLLWLFYVHVDVRRYVSHISRALEEAKTKQVNKDEQVQLEPTGDGQYQLRINVPEAPRTIPQYYGFTSGRHGGSLYLKIGATVFCLGYLIHTGLNLGQKILYLTEDNEDFENCTCTTDVVMYVLQPVYAFYQLFFIFKYSNLIINRRKVFARFGIMHCIASSLCFWVFTIMQETLQAIFMKSKDKGYNYSGTTDAYTKYSVFSDLDGDDSNENEVDHPVSYAAKKTSAASSWSINYGCENDTHLSSMINATTPYLYPFSIEFNILMVGLWILLWENIGRFERHTHIPSVEVTYEEDNSKSLSSNLIIYVDCHASNRGLFAGLLMTVATVISIILFFIFSASETTRALGATVNGASEVILLSCMLVAGFFAYNSIRLLDMIKHGISAVDDILLFVCLPCIFFYAFFTMVPSITDGNYLSVCVSILQVSQVILQTALMNDGLRRCSNSQALQHKKPGREVITYLVVANVAMWLLQTFEIKSSEGNSVFYDFYGKELWTLLSHLTLPLALFYRFHSSVCLADMWKAAYEPEESH, from the exons TGAGAGCGAGGTGAGCGGAAGCAGCGCCCTCGTGTCTCCAGTCCAGAGTCGGCGCCGCCCGGCACACGGACTACCGCGCCAGCACCCGCACAGCCGCGTGAGGAAGGTGAGCGCGCCGCCGGAGTTGCAGCCACACTTAGGTGGCACTCAGCCCCAGCACAGcaacgcccacgcccacaccaccCCGGGCCACGGCGGCACGAATCCCGATCACGCGGACCGGTCCTCCAGCTCGGAATTTATCCTCAGCTTGCCCTCACAGACACAGC TGTCTCGGGGCTTCTACAGCAGTTCGGACTCAGGAGTGCCATCCGAGTACTCGTCTTGCGGAGGCCATGTGGCGGAAGTGAACCGCCACGCCCCGCAGACCAGCTTCTCTCCCACAGCTTCCGTGAACGACCTCGCAAACCAGCACCAGACTCACGAGACTCAAGACGTGTCCTTCTACCAGTCCGACTCCGACAGCGAG AGTCTGGACGACGTGCATTCGCCTCAAGGTCACCGCACGtctggtgttgttggtgagaTGAACAACCAAACGCTGAACCACAACCACATGGAGCCCTCCCCCCTGGTGCTCCCGGTGGGTTCCCCGCCCCCCCTGAACCGCATCCCCACTGAGCCCATCATGAACACGCCGCCCTCCCACCCGGTGGGCGGCCACCACAACCAGGCCCGGCGCCACAGCATGGTGGTGCAGCTCAACCTCCAGGGCGCGGCGACACCCCTCACAGGATTCACGCAGGCACCCAACACAACTCGCTCTGTGTCCATGGTGTCGCTGACCGGCAACCCCGTGGTGTCCACCAGCATGTACCCCAACTTGCACAACGACACGCAGTCCATCTACAGCGACGTGGGCTACAGCCCGCCCGGCGCCTACCACGGCATCCAGCACATGGACTCCCAGGCGTCGCTGACGGGCGGCCCGCACAAGGTGGAGAGCCAGCAGGCGCTGGTTAACCCCCATCCCGAGGCAGGATGCGGCGGTATGCCCGAGGCTCACCACGGGGCGCCACAGCCCGtcgaggatgaagagaagaagtcCTGGTTCATCCACACACTGAGCGAGAACCTGAGCATCATCTATGCGGTCTTCCTGGTCACGCTGGGCATCGTCATCTACCTGGCAGACACCTTCAACAACCATGACTCCGCCATGGCCGAGGCCTTCAACGTGTTCCTGATCGTGGTGCAGTTGCTCTGGCTCTTCTACGTGCATGTGGATGTTCGCCGCTACGTCAGCCACATCTCGCGGGCGCTGGAGGAGGCCAAGACCAAGCAGGTGAACAAGGACGAGCAGGTGCAGCTGGAGCCCACCGGGGACGGCCAGTACCAGCTGCGCATCAATGTGCCCGAGGCGCCGAGGACCATCCCGCAATACTACGGCTTTACCTCGGGCAGGCACGGCGGTTCCCTCTACCTCAAGATCGGTGCTACAG TCTTCTGCCTGGGTTACCTGATCCACACCGGCCTTAACCTGGGCCAGAAGATCCTGTACCTGACGGAAGACAACGAGGACTTCGAGAACTGCACGTGCACGACTGACGTGGTGATGTACGTGCTGCAGCCAGTGTACGCCTTCTACcagctcttcttcatcttcaagtACTCCAAC CTCATCATCAACCGCAGGAAGGTGTTCGCGAGGTTTGGCATCATGCACTGCATCGCCTCCTCGTTGTGCTTCTGGGTGTTCACCATCATGCAAGAGACTCTCCAGGCCATCTTCATGAAGAGCAAGGACAAGGGTTACAACTACAGCGGCACCACCGATGCCTACACCAAGTATTCAGTGTTCAGCGACCTGGACGGCGACGACTCCAACGAAAACGAAGTTGACCATCCGGTGAGCTACGCGGCCAAGAAGACTTCCGCCGCGTCCTCGTGGTCCATCAACTATGGATGTGAGAACGACACCCACTTGTCCAGCATGATCAACGCCACTACGCCTTACCTCTACCCCTTCAGCATTGAGTTCAACATCTTGATGGTGGGCCTGTGGATTCTCCTGTGGGAGAACATCGGCCGCTTCGAGCGCCACACGCACATTCCCTCCGTGGAGGTGACCTACGAGGAGGACAACAGCAAGTCACTCAGCTCAAACCTCATCATCTACGTGGACTGCCACGCCTCCAACCGTGGCCTGTTTGCCGGCCTGCTGATGACCGTGGCCACCGTCATCTCCATcattttgttcttcatcttctcggCGTCCGAGACCACCCGCGCGCTGGGCGCCACCGTTAACGGCGCCAGCGAAGTGATCCTACTGTCCTGCATGCTGGTGGCAGGATTCTTCGCTTACAACTCCATCCGCCTACTGGACATGATCAAGCATGGCATCAGCGCCGTGGATGACATCCTGCTGTTTGTGTGCCTGCCCTGTATCTTCTTCTACGCCTTCTTTACCATGGTGCCCTCCATCACAGACGGCAACTATCTGTCCGTGTGTGTATCCATCCTCCAAGTGTCCCAGGTCATCCTGCAGACGGCACTGATGAACGATGGCTTGCGCCGTTGCTCCAACTCCCAGGCGCTGCAGCACAAGAAGCCTGGCAGAGAGGTGATCACGTACCTGGTGGTGGCCAACGTGGCCATGTGGCTGCTGCAGACATTTGAGATCAAAAGCTCCGAAGGAAACTCTGTATTCTACGACTTTTATGGCAAG gAGCTATGGACGCTGCTGTCCCACCTGACGCTGCCACTCGCGCTCTTCTACCGCTTCCACTCTTCCGTGTGTCTGGCGGACATGTGGAAGGCGGCGTATGAGCCGGAGGAGTCCCACTAG